The DNA region GAGAGGTAAGCACCGGTGTTGTATAATCCGGACTTGAAATTAACGGTGTGCCTCCCGAAGGCACATCAAACCACTCCGCTACCCCCGAGGCATCAGCATGCAGCGTAATAGCCGATCCGGAACAAGTGCTGTAGCCACCTGCGGGGAGTACAGGAACCGCGGGCGGTGCATTGATCCGGGCAACTACAGGTATACCTGAGCTGGTACAACCTTTAATTACTGTAAAAAGGTAATAAGTGGTATTTGCAAATAAAGGGGGCGTTATATAGGTTGCATCGTTGCTCAATGGTGTTCCAGATCCCGAGGAATTTGAATACCATGCATAACTGTCGGCACCCGATGCTATTAACGTTGCGGGGCTACCATAACACACCGGATCTGCCTGAATACCCGGCCGGCCTGTTACATTAACAACAACCGAGCTTCGCGTACTGGTACAGCTGCCTATTGTGGTTTCTACATAAAAAATAGTACCCTGGGTAATAGGGGCTGTTACATATGGGTTACCTGTAAACAGGAAATTGCCATCGGCATCATACCACTGGTAAGTCCCTCCCGGAGCCGTTGCTGTTAATGTTGCCGAAGTATTGGGGCAAACAACCTGATTGGCAACCGTAGGTGGGTCTGGAGAAGCTACAGCAGTAATCTGAATGCTGGCAACTTTTGGCTGGCAACCCGGGGTTTTATCACTAACCGTTACAGTATACGTTCCGGCTTTGTTTACATCAATAGATGGCGTATTCTCACCGGTGTTCCAGATATAGGTAAATGGGCCTGTACCGCCCGATAGATTAGCGGTTAATGTTACATTCTTTCCCGAACATATCGTATTAGCTGTTGAGGATATAGTTACATTCAATGTACAAACTTGACTATACCCTGCTAACGAACAAATAACCAACAGGAATAGTACAAGTAACGGCTTATTAATGTTCTTCATAAGTCTCTTTATACTCAATAAATGTGGCTGCAAGCGGCTCATTTTAACAACTCCCCTTATTGAGCACAGTTTTAAGATTGGCAAACAATACTGTTATTTTATACCAACCCGGCAATGATGTGCGCCTTTATACGTAAAATACTAAAAATAGGTTTGATAAAACGTCAACAAAATGAACAATGAAACTCTGGTGAAAGTATTTATTTTATAGATTAAAAAAATACCCGGTTAGGAAATAACCGGGTATAAAAGAGGCTCAATAGTGTACCTTGTACAATTACAGGATCTGCTGGTAGTCCAATGTCATTAAGTTAAGGAAAATCCCCCAGAGGGGGAACAGGTTTGTAGCAATATATTATCTCAAAACAACCGTGCCAGAGGTACGGAACACCGGAGTTGTGTACCTCTGGCACAAAAAAAAGCTGTTTATTTGACTTCTACAAACCTTTTGCACCTCTGGTGCAACTTGTCTATCTCTTGCTTAATGACCTTAGCCGGTAATCATTGCTACCCCGGCGGCGATGTAATAGTATTTAAAGATCCGGACCGGCTTATAACAAAGCTACAAAATCACGCATTGCCTGTCCCGGATCCTGTTGTTTCATGAAAGTTTCGCCAATAAGAAAACCATTGAAACCTTCCAGTTTAAGGTGCCGGATAGTTTGAGGATCGCTGATGGCGCTTTCCGAGATCTTCATAAACTCGGCGGGGATATGTTTAGCCAATTTGTAAGAGGTTTCAACCGACACGGTAAAATCGGCCAGGTTGCGGTTGTTTACGCCAATGGCATCCAGGTTAGGGTTAATGCTGCGTTCCAATTCTTCGAGGTTATGCACCTCAAGCAATACATTAAGACCTATACTTTTGGCAAGTTTGGCCAGTGTATCAATTTCGGCAGGCGTAAGTATAGCGGCTATAAGCAGGATAATATCGGCGCCTAATGACTTGGCTTCTATCACCTGGTACTCATCTATCATAAAATCCTTGCGCAATACAGGGATGCTGTTTACCGAACGCGCTTTCACCAGATCGGCTTTGCGGCCCATGAAAAAGTTACGGTCGGTTAAAACTGAAAGTGCCGAAGCGCCGGCAGCAGCATAATCTGTTGTAACGGCGCTAACCCGTACCTTATCGTTAATAATACCTTTTGAAGGCGATTTACGCTTAAACTCGGCTATGATACCGGTACGTGCCGGATCGAGCAGAAATTCTTTGAATGAATATGTTTCACGATGAAAATGATCCGATTCTTCAAGTACGGTATACGATGTACGTTTTTTTGCCGAAGCAACTTCTCTTTTTTTATTGGCAACTATTTTGTCAAGTATCGTCATAGGATCGAAGCACTAATATTTATGTCATTGCGAGGCGCGAAGCAATTAGCCCCCTCTAAATCTCCTCCAAAAGGGGAGACTTTAAAAGTATTTAAAGCCCTCTCTTCCGGAGAGGGTTGGGTGAGGCTAATTGCTTCGTTCCTTATAATGACATAGTTGTAAGCTATTGGTTAATAAGTGTATTTTTCAATCAATTTTATAACATGTGCGTTGCCTGCGGCCCGGGCTTTTCGTTGCAAGTCCTCGCTTTTCTGCCCCCAATCCCAACCCGCGCTGTGGGCTTTTCACTGCAATCCCTAACGCGGCTACCGCGCACCGCTAAGTGTCCTGCTCCCCGCGAGGGTCCTTCTGTCCCCGCAGGGTCTCTCGCAGAGGACCCTGCGGTTCGTCACATGCATGGCCGCAGACATCAGGGTACTCTGCGAGAGACCCTGATGGGACGTTATATCAATTTTTCAAAGTTATCATTATTTCATAAAACTAAGCCTTAAGCCAGTTTTGCATCATTTCCTTACCATAATCGGTCAGGATCGATTCGGGGTGGAACTGTACACCCCTTACATCATATTGCTTATGCTTAAGTGCCATGATAGAGTCGTCCGCTTCATCAATAGCGGTAACCTGCAATGAATCGGGCAGATCATTACCACTTACCACCCATGAGTGGTAACGGCCAACTTTAAAGCTTTCGGGCAAACCGGCAAATAGTTCTTCATCGCCATCGGTCACTTTTATTGGCGTCGCGATACCATGCATAGGCTGGTTAAGATTATACAGGCTCCCGCCAAATACTTCGGCAATAGCCTGCTGACCAAGACATACCCCAAATATGCTTTTGGTGGGCGCATATTTTGCTATCACATCCAGCAGCAAGCCAGCCTCTGAAGGAATGCCCGGTCCCGGCGAAAGGATGATCTTATCAAAAGCATCTACATCCTCAATAGCAAACTGGTCGTTCCTCCAAACCTCACATTTCAGACCGAGTTCATTAACCAAATGCACCAGGTTATAGGTGAAGGAATCGTAATTATCGATTATTAGAATCCCCCCCCGCCCCCTAAAGGGGGTGCTTTCCGTGGTATTTGTATTTTCTTTCATTTTGTTTTATATATCTTCAATATTTGTCAAAATCATTATTCACTATTGTTCCCCCTTCAGGGGGATAGGGGGTTACAGCTCCTCCGCCAGTTCAAAAGCCCTTCTCAAAGCCGAAATCTTGGTATCAACCTCCCTCAGCTCACTTTCGGGGATCGAACCGGCGACTATGCCTGCGCCTGCCTGATAATGCAAGGTATTGTTCTTACTCAAAAACGAGCGGATCATAATGGCATGGTTAAAATCTCCGTTAAAACCCAGGAAACCTATAGCACCGCTGTAAAAGCTGCGTTTTATATTTTCGTTTTCATCGATGATCTCCATGGCACGATATTTTGGAGCACCACTCAGCGTGCCCGCCGGGTAAGTATCAGCTACAACTTTAAAAGCCGATACACCGGGCTTCAGCTTTCCGCTTACGTGTGATACCAAATGGATCAGGTGCGAGTAATACTGAACCTCTTTAAATGCCTTAACGGTTACATTTTCGCAGTGACGGCTCAGGTCGTTGCGGGCCAGGTCAACCAGCATTACGTGTTCTGCCGATTCTTTGGGGTCGTTCTCGAGGTTGCGGGCCAGCTCGGCATCGCGTTCATCATCACCGCTACGTTTAAATGTTCCGGCTATCGGGAATATGTTGGCCACATTATTTTTTATGGTGATCTGCGCCTCGGGCGATGAGCCAAAGATCCTGAAATCGCCAAAATCAAAATAGAAGAGGTATGGTGACGGGTTGATAGAACGCAGGGCACGGTAAACGTTAAACTCATCGCCCAGGAAAGTACGGGAGAAAGCCCTTGAAGGCACTATCTGGAAAACATCGCCCCGGTAAATGTGCTGCTTCATTTTCTCCACTATGGCAATGAACTCATCGCCGGTGAGGTTAGATTTTTCATCGCCATTGCTTTTAAAGCTATACTCGGGGAAGTTTTTGTTTTTGATGAGGTATTCCAGTTTTTCTATACCGCCATTGGTTGGTGCACCTTCGGGCTGATTATGGAATATGTAGAGTTCGTTTTTAAAATGGTCGATAGCGATGATGTACCTGTAAATATGGTACTGCATCACCGGGATCTGGCGTGTAGCATCATCGCTTTGCTTTAGTTTAATGGTTTCATAATGTTCAACAGCCTCGTGGGTAAAGTAACCAAACAAACCATTGGTGATCATTTTTAGCGGCAGCGAGTCGGTTTCAAAGCTACCGGTAAAATTGTTAAGCTGTTCAATCAAATCAAACGTACCAGCCTCATGTACTTCCTGGCTGCCATCGGGGTATTGTTTTTTGAGAATACCGTTATTGAGCACGATGCCGCTGAGCGGTTCGCA from Mucilaginibacter sp. SJ includes:
- a CDS encoding anthranilate synthase component II is translated as MKENTNTTESTPFRGRGGILIIDNYDSFTYNLVHLVNELGLKCEVWRNDQFAIEDVDAFDKIILSPGPGIPSEAGLLLDVIAKYAPTKSIFGVCLGQQAIAEVFGGSLYNLNQPMHGIATPIKVTDGDEELFAGLPESFKVGRYHSWVVSGNDLPDSLQVTAIDEADDSIMALKHKQYDVRGVQFHPESILTDYGKEMMQNWLKA
- a CDS encoding anthranilate synthase component I family protein, whose amino-acid sequence is MSTFKITTTYKKLLADTTTPVSIYLRLRDVFPNSLLLESSDYHSRENSTSYICCEPLSGIVLNNGILKKQYPDGSQEVHEAGTFDLIEQLNNFTGSFETDSLPLKMITNGLFGYFTHEAVEHYETIKLKQSDDATRQIPVMQYHIYRYIIAIDHFKNELYIFHNQPEGAPTNGGIEKLEYLIKNKNFPEYSFKSNGDEKSNLTGDEFIAIVEKMKQHIYRGDVFQIVPSRAFSRTFLGDEFNVYRALRSINPSPYLFYFDFGDFRIFGSSPEAQITIKNNVANIFPIAGTFKRSGDDERDAELARNLENDPKESAEHVMLVDLARNDLSRHCENVTVKAFKEVQYYSHLIHLVSHVSGKLKPGVSAFKVVADTYPAGTLSGAPKYRAMEIIDENENIKRSFYSGAIGFLGFNGDFNHAIMIRSFLSKNNTLHYQAGAGIVAGSIPESELREVDTKISALRRAFELAEEL
- the trpC gene encoding indole-3-glycerol phosphate synthase TrpC; its protein translation is MTILDKIVANKKREVASAKKRTSYTVLEESDHFHRETYSFKEFLLDPARTGIIAEFKRKSPSKGIINDKVRVSAVTTDYAAAGASALSVLTDRNFFMGRKADLVKARSVNSIPVLRKDFMIDEYQVIEAKSLGADIILLIAAILTPAEIDTLAKLAKSIGLNVLLEVHNLEELERSINPNLDAIGVNNRNLADFTVSVETSYKLAKHIPAEFMKISESAISDPQTIRHLKLEGFNGFLIGETFMKQQDPGQAMRDFVALL